A genomic window from Calonectris borealis chromosome 26, bCalBor7.hap1.2, whole genome shotgun sequence includes:
- the AMPD2 gene encoding AMP deaminase 2: MSSATPAKYPFKKRGSLQAPSPAELRGGPGSRPLQSARSLPGTPHCLKHFPVDLRTSMDGKYKEIAEELFCRSLAESEMRTAPYEFPEESPIEQLEERRQRLERQISQDVKLEPDILLRAKQDFLKIDSAADLQLLKEQNEDLVDHVPKEREVLLEREFQRVTISGEEKCGVPFTDLLDAAKSVVKALFLREKYMGLSLQSFCKTTARYLQELSEKPLETRGYEEVPETPVAADAPVHPPFAEQHPYETWDPQTMPADLGFGLKMVDGVVHVYTKQDLTDKTTELDLPYPDLQEFIADMNFLMALIINGPIKSFCYRRLQYLSSKFQMHVLLNEMKELAAQKKVPHRDFYNIRKVDTHIHASSCMNQKHLLRFIKRAMKKHLDEIVHVEKGKEQTLKEVFETMNLTAYDLSVDTLDVHADRNTFHRFDKFNAKYNPIGESILREIFIKTDNRVSGKYFAHIIKEVMSDLEESKYQNAELRLSIYGRSRDEWDKLARWAVNHRVHSNNVRWLVQVPRLFDVYRTKKQLANFQEMLENIFLPLYEATVHPAQHPELHLFLEHVDGFDSVDDESKPEHHIFNLDSPLPGNWVEEDNPPYSYYLYYMYANMTVLNHLRRKRGFHTFVLRPHCGEAGPIHHLVSGFMVSENISHGLLLRKAPVLQYLYYLAQIGIAMSPLSNNSLFLSYHRNPLPEYLSRGLMVSLSTDDPLQFHFTKEPLMEEYSIATQVWKLSSCDMCELARNSVLMSGFSHKVKSYWLGPHYLKEGPEGNDIRRTNVPDIRVSYRFETLCQELTLITQAVQTEELETIQEEDALTITSTLGTH; encoded by the exons ATGTCCTCGGCCACCCCGGCCAAGTACCCCTTCAAGAAGCGGGGCAGCCTGcaggcccccagccccgcag agttgcggggggggccggggtccCGGCCCCTGCAGTCGGCGCGTTCCCTGCCGGGGACCCCCCATTGCCTGAAACATTTCCCTGTCGACCTGCGCACCTCCATGGACGGCAAATACAAGGAAATCGCGGAG GAGCTGTTCTGCCGCTCGCTGGCCGAGAGCGAGATGCGGACGGCGCCCTACGAGTTCCCGGAGGAGAGCCCCATCGAGCAGCTGGAGGAGCGGCGGCAGCGCCTCGAACGCCAGATCAGCCAGGACGTCAA ACTTGAGCCCGACATTTTGCTCAGAGCCAAACAGGACTTCTTGAAAATTGACAGTGCCGCGGACTTACA GCTCTTGAAGGAGCAGAACGAGGACCTGGTGGACCATGTCCCCAAGGAGCGGGAGGTGCTGCTGGAGCGGGAGTTCCAGCGGGTCACCATCTCCGGGGAGGAGAAGTGTGGG GTGCCCTTCACGGACCTTCTGGATGCGGCCAAGAGCGTGGTGAAGGCCTTGTTCCTCCGGGAGAAGTACATGGGGTTGTCACTGCAGAGCTTCTGCAAAACCACCGCCCGGTACCTGCAGGAGCTCTCCGAGAAACCCCTGGAGACCCGCGGCTACGAGGAGGTGCCCGAGACCCCCGTGGCCGCCG ATGCCCCCGTGCACCCCCCGTTCGCGGAGCAGCACCCCTACGAGACGTGGGACCCCCAGACCATGCCGGCTGATCTGGGCTTTGGGTTGAAGATGGTGGACGGCGTGGTGCACGTCTACACCAAGCAGGACCTCACCGACAA GACCACGGAGCTGGACCTGCCGTACCCCGACCTGCAGGAGTTCATTGCCGACATGAATTTCCTCATGGCTTTGATCATCAACGGGCCCAT CAAATCCTTCTGCTACCGCCGGCTGCAGTACCTCAGCTCCAAGTTCCAGATGCACGTGCTGCTCAACGAGATGAAGGAGCTGGCGGCCCAGAAGAAGGTTCCCCACCGTGACTTCTACAACATCCGCAAG GTGGACACCCACATCCACGCCTCGTCCTGCATGAACCAGAAGCATCTCCTGCGCTTCATCAAGCGGGCCATGAAGAAGCACCTGGATGAAATTGTCCACGTGGAGAAGGGCAAGGAGCAGACGCTCAAGGAGGTCTTCGAGACGATGAACCTCACCGCCTACGACCTGAGCGTGGACACGCTGGATGTCCACGCG GACCGCAACACCTTCCATCGCTTCGACAAGTTCAACGCCAAGTACAACCCCATCGGCGAGTCCATCCTGCGGGAGATCTTCATCAAGACGGACAACCGCGTCTCGGGGAAGTACTTCGCCCACATCATCAAG GAGGTGATGTCCGACCTGGAGGAGAGCAAGTACCAGAACGCCGAGCTGCGGCTCTCCATCTACGGCCGTTCCCGGGACGAGTGGGACAAGCTGGCCCGCTGGGCCGTCAACCACCGCGTCCACTCCAACAACGTCcgctggctcgtgcaggtgcccCGACTCTT TGATGTCTACCGGACGAAGAAGCAGTTGGCCAACTTCCAGGAGATGCTGGAGAACATCTTCCTGCCCCTCTACGAGGCCACCGTCCACCCTGCCCAACACCCGGAGCTGCACCTCTTCCTGGAGCAC GTGGATGGCTTCGACAGTGTGGATGATGAATCCAAACCAGAACATCACATCTTCaacctggacagccctttgccggGCAACTGGGTGGAGGAGGACAACCCACCCTACTCCTACTACCTGTACTACATGTACGCCAACATGACGGTGCTCAACCACCTCCGACG GAAGCGAGGCTTCCACACCTTCGTCCTGCGCCCGCACTGCGGCGAGGCCGGCCCCATCCATCACCTCGTCTCGGGCTTCATGGTCTCGGAGAACATCTCCCACGGTTTGCTGCTCCGCAag gcccccgtCCTGCAGTACCTCTACTACCTGGCGCAGATCGGCATCGCCATGTCCCCGCTGAGCAACAACAGCCTCTTCCTCAGCTACCACCGCAACCCCCTCCCCGAGTACCTCTCGCGGGGGCTCATGGTCTCCCTCTCCACCGACGACCCCCTCCAGTTCCACTTCACCAAG GAGCCGCTGATGGAGGAGTACAGCATCGCCACCCAGGTCTGGAAGCTCAGCTCCTGCGACATGTGCGAGCTGGCCCGCAACAGCGTCCTGATGAGCGGCTTCTCCCACAAG gTGAAGAGCTACTGGTTGGGTCCCCACTACCTGAAAGAGGGTCCGGAGGGCAATGACATCCGTCGCACCAACGTCCCCGACATCCGCGTGAGCTACCGCTTCGAGACGCTGTGCCAGGAGCTGACCCTCATCACGCAGGCGGTGCAGACCGAGGAGCTGGAGACCATCCAGGAGGAGGACGCTCTCACCATCACCTCCACCCTGGGCACCCACTGA